A genomic window from Planctomycetia bacterium includes:
- a CDS encoding glycosyltransferase family 39 protein: protein MNTCIAAPVVLCERPLSPLRNATASRLRSEIAVGACVAAVVVGIAARLWQIDLVFLYSDESFTWRVCRLPFTEMLQRVGADTLPPLHFVMLKAWMAMFGDAPWALRAPSILAGLICIPVMYFIVKEACRFHPRASRGAALAAMLMSVNAVQITHSRIARPYPLAELAGLCATWLLLRALRQSRKVAKGELVQPSPGNAWWWTAYGTVAGLFCLGHHFAFFTLVAHGVVALGMATCLAMKRQRELA, encoded by the coding sequence ATGAATACTTGCATCGCAGCACCTGTAGTCCTGTGCGAGCGCCCGTTGTCACCGCTGCGCAACGCGACCGCATCGCGCCTGAGAAGTGAGATCGCCGTCGGCGCCTGTGTCGCGGCGGTGGTCGTCGGGATCGCCGCGCGCCTCTGGCAAATTGACCTCGTTTTCCTCTACTCCGATGAATCATTTACCTGGCGCGTCTGCCGGCTGCCATTCACGGAGATGCTGCAACGCGTGGGGGCCGATACGTTGCCGCCGTTGCACTTTGTGATGCTCAAGGCGTGGATGGCGATGTTCGGCGACGCCCCCTGGGCGTTGCGCGCCCCGAGCATCTTGGCCGGACTGATCTGCATCCCAGTGATGTACTTCATCGTGAAGGAAGCATGCCGATTTCATCCGCGCGCCTCGCGGGGCGCCGCATTGGCCGCAATGCTGATGAGCGTAAACGCGGTGCAAATCACGCACAGCCGCATCGCACGGCCCTATCCGTTGGCGGAACTGGCGGGACTGTGCGCCACGTGGCTGTTGCTTCGAGCGCTGCGACAAAGCCGAAAAGTTGCAAAAGGCGAGCTTGTGCAGCCATCGCCCGGGAACGCATGGTGGTGGACCGCCTATGGGACGGTTGCCGGTCTTTTCTGTTTAGGACATCACTTCGCATTCTTCACGTTGGTAGCACATGGTGTCGTGGCGCTCGGCATGGCGACTTGCTTGGCGATGAAACGCCAGCGAGAACTAGCA